The DNA sequence TTTTGGCTTACGGTATCTTATTTCTGATTGGTGTTGATTGGCCAGAAGTAACTAGTCAGAACCTTACTTATAGAGTAAACAAGCCGGGTATGATAGTGGGATTATGTAATCAACACccaacaaagagagagagagagagagagagagagagcattaataaagaaagaaaacaagacGACCATGATGGAGGTTAGCTGTGCTCGTGTGATTCTGAAATGAAGATAGAATACGAGGGTCGAAGATGTGTTTGTCCAACCTCTCACATGATGTCACGTCTTATCTACCCATAAACTCAAAACTCTCATTCCGTGCTGAAGTTTCATATCTGAGCGTAATTGacgctttattgtatttagtttAGTGCGTTAAACTAGACATCTCTTTCACAGTTAATCTTTTAGTAAAATATAGCAACACGGCAACACATGGACACTGAGATTAATAGTGTTGAAGACATCAGTCGTTACCTCAATGGTACTACGGattgggcttattctatccctatGCAACTCAAAATATAGAACACCCCCTTGGTTTTTtgaaagggtaatgctagagaaaccaaaattttaaactaaattttgtaaaccaaatgatgtggttgttaatgattggtttattacttaagtattgattaataTCTCTATTTCATagtggtgacacatcatttggtttgcaaatttagtttataaatttggtttctctagcattatttttttcaaaattatgtTTGCTTTGTTGGATATGCTGATGCAGGTTATTTATATGACCTGCATAAGGCACGTTTTCAAACTAGTCATGTCTTTAACGTTGGAAACACCACAATATCTTTAAGGTTAACCAAACAAACCTTAGTTGCGACTTCTTCAAAACATTGAAATTCTAGTCCTTCACAAGGCCACACATGAATTTTTATGGTTGAGAGCTATTGTTGAGTATATTCGGAACACTTGCTGACTTCCTTCCGTCATTGATGTACCGACAATGACCTATGAAGACAATGCCGCTTGTATCAACCAAACCAGGAAGGGATACATCAAATAAGACAACCCAAACATATTGCGCTGAAGTTCTTCTCCTATCAGTAGTAAGAGCATCAAAAAttaattgaagtcaagcagatATGTTCTATGTTCCCAAAACAACTTTACCAAGTCACTACGGAAGTCTACTTTTCAAAAGCTTGTTcttgaaattggcatgagtgAATTTTCTGATTTGCAACGCTTGTAGTTCTTAGGGAGAGTTTTATCAAACTCAGGGGAGTATTCTGAAGCATACTTATTTTACCTTAGTGCACCTTTTTCCCTATGATCAATATTATTTTGCCCCATTGAGTTTTTGTTGCCTTACGAGGCCTATTTACTCTTGTGGGCGTTTTACTTGCATCTAGAAGACTTTAGTTTTGACTTATTGCAGTTACTCACTTTTCTTCTTAGATTATATGTTTTGTCCCACATTGCTTTACCATAATCAAATTTTGTGAGATTTACTCAGGTGGAGTTCTCTATGTATGACTCGCATATTCTATATAAGTGCATGCAAGgtaacttcatcaactattatGACGTCCTACCTGAATATCTGATACTACTatttaagtatttgagaaatgctaaagggactctctcaaaagtgaTCTCTTCATAAATTATATACCACCTCACATTGTAAAGGTCAATTCTCGTGCCAACATTATAATACATTGTGCCCAAAATATAAGGTGACATAGAGTCTAGAGCCTCACTTTTGATAGAATCTCCTCAACATTTCTCTAAGTACTCCAGGGAAAGTGTTCTAATTAATATTTGATGTTATGTGTTTGTGTAAATACTAGGTAGAGTTATGATAGAATTCTTATGTAATATAGGTGATTCTTTTCCGTTAGACTTTGTGTTTTTTGTGAGAAATTTTTCTCTTTATATTgtttaatacacacacacacacacacacacacacaaaaggaACTTTTTTCTTCCCTCACTAAATAGGGAACAACAATTAGCTTATTATTctgtctctttttctttttcttttttttgtatcCATGCACTTGCAATTTTTAGTTGGTTTTGGTGATATATTTCGTCATTTTATGGGTTAAATAGAATGGGCCAAGTCATTTCTGAGAGGTCCAACACAAGCCAATTCATGTCCTAATAGAATGGCCCAGATAGTGATTAGTTAATATTTGGGCTGGATCAAGGTTGCCAGACCAGATAAACAATATGATATTGGGCTTGTAAAAAAATTTGTGATATTTGGATTTGGACTTGCTGAAAGTGACAGATTATATTGGAGCATCTCCAatcatgttttatttttaagttaaattgtagctaaaaaaattaaaaagttattttgaacTCCTTATAAAATTTAAACTCCGATCTTACTCTCTATTTTAGAAAATCATGATAATTGTGATTTTGTGAActatatgattttattttttattttttgtcaaacgatagattttgttagattaaatattaGATTAGTTATCGACGGAGTTCGAACCCACACCCTCATGCAAGAACTCAACTCTTTTCCACAACTGTGGTAGGCCACTTGCTTTTATTtacaatttaataaaattgtatTTTAAGCGGAGGGGGAGGAGTTCGAAACTATTAGATTAATTTAGAGGAGGGGGAGTTTCAATCGTAGGACGCATGGGTATAAACCTAATACCCTATCTATTAGGATATTGGACTACCTTCATATTATTAAAATTGTAATAATTAATGCTAGGAGCTCCTTTCTCACTCGCTAGATTTAGGAGCTCCTAGAGGTTTTGCCATCTTAGAGCATAGTAGGGATGGGATTGGAGAttaatttttccaaacttctaCCTATATTTTCTTTAGGAGCTCGTTTAAGAAGCCTATTGGAGTTGCTCGTACTAATTTACTACCATGCATATAGAAACTTAAACGTTATAAGATAAATATATATCAATAATGCTAGAGTCACCATTTGTCACCAAATTTGTTCACAAATGATGTGTCCACGCATTTGTtagtaataaataaattttaaatcaacccatatttttttcttctgaaaatatgattttagcccctgaaatttaattttttccacATAAAACCCGTCATAAGTTTTTTACTCAAATAAAACCCATTAACTAGATTCCACattagcaaattcattaattatgttttatGTACACAATTAGTTACATATAGATTGTAAgggagaattaatgattttacgaaaataataaataataaagttattgcctaatatataataacaacaaaacatgcctaatatatgtaataatacatgcttagttaagtcaacaaattatatttcacatataaatgtaggtaaattatttcacacacatatatataacaaaataaaataaaaataaaaataaaaatgcctAGTATACgtaaaaattcatgcaaaataatttacctacaaaaaatgttatttgattcagtgCACCTactattcaaattttaaaatgttagattgcttaaaaaaagcaaaataattTCTCCACTATATGTAaaaaacatgcaaaataatttacctacataataaagcaaacccaatgtatgcaaaataatgtacctacataaaaaaatattattattttattcaatactaTTTTACCtaatattttgtacatataataataaaatgtgcccaatacatatgatgatacatacaaaatagtatacctacaaaatatatgttatttactcatcataaatttacatataggtagattaattagtataatatgtttGATCATATATGTAGTATTGTGCATACatacgtacatatatatatatatatatatatattgagcttgTGGCAGTACTAGTTACATTTGaacgtatatatatgtgtgtgtgtgtgtgtgtgtgtgtgtgtgtgtgtgtgtgtgtgtgtgttaggggtaaggtgagtaataatatttattgatttattttgaaTGTTGTGGTAcaagttgtaaatattttgtattaataggTCAATTACTTTCCTACATGGCAATCActtttaaatttgggttttatttgaatgtttataATCAGATGGGTTTTTATATAGGAAATAAAAGTTACATGGTCTATATCtaaagaacttttttttttctgaaaaaatatgtatatatctaAATTTACATTAATCAAGCCCTAATGCatcatttaatgaataaatttggtGTCTCCAGCGATACGAATgcctcttttattttattttgtcaagtATGCGTGGTATACAGATTGAGAAAGTGTATGTGCTTCCAAGAAGTAAAACTACAAGAAGATATTAAACAAGGTGCTCGAAATTTTCCCTGTATTTTCTATGGAATTCCAATAACCTTCTGGGAACTGGAACACTATATTCATTTTCTAATCCAACTCTGCAAAAATCAACACTAATTTCccagaaaagaaatgaaaataatGAGGAAGAAACATAACTGTGCATTGAGTTATCAATCTTCCAAGGTcatgaaaacaaataaataaaataaaataagagaagTCCCgtttctgcttctgcttctgcttctgcttctgcttctgcttcttctAAGGTTAACTTATATTACGGGCACATGACATAATCATCGTGATTATAAGAGAGCTCGGTGTCCCGGAATGGGCTGAGCTTGTTATGGCATGGCGACGGTCCAGAAGGAGGCATGAGGCCTCTCGGAAGCATGCCTTGAATCGATCTTTTAAACTCATCGGCTTCAACTTCCTTCAAAACTCTGCTGCAGCTTCCCGTTGATGTCATTCTCAAAAGCAGAAGCAGAAAAATAACATAAGTGATTAACAAGCTCTTTGGAGGAGATAACATTATGATCAGCATGCTCAtttctaatatatatttttatatatatagaaagaaTTATAGGGATGATAAGAGAATAAGTTGAGTGCCGTCTGTATTGGACTGGGTACTGTTAGAATTTTTGACATAAggggattaaaaaaaaactaattaatagGACTATTTGaatgttatttaattttgttgttgGTAGAGTTTCAACGCCAATGAAACAAGGGTGCTCTTAACTGTTGAATTGTGTATGTGTAGTTTTTGAATGCCGTAGATATGATTGTCAAAAAGTTGAACAAACGCAATAGCAGCCATTTTGGAAAACACAGAAATTAAACAATATTGAAGTTTAAATTGTAACAACACCTTTTTTTATTCAAACGAAAACTCATCCCTATCAAGTAATTATTAGTTCGATAGTCTTACCGCCTACTGTTATGAAATCTCAGCCTGTGCGACTGACCACCATTTCGATTAATTTTTATGTgtttaagaattaaaaaatgacgTATAAACCTGCCTAGGTTAGGTTAGGTGCATACCTAGACCCGTCTAAGTTGAGACTCCTTATATTCttattccccatgttttcaatatgttctaatactttataatctatatatgttattctattttgcaatttatgtatctcTAGAGTTTAAGACTTCACGATTCTTACTCTTCTACTAGGTCAAGTTACTCGATATTCAAATTACCTGAGAGCCAGGTAATATTAACGACATTCAATAAGGTTTTACAACATCAATATTATCATCTACTTATATAATACGTGAATTAGTAACACAACGTGACTGTTTCACGGTCACACTtgatatttttttcctttgcaaGGCACAAATGTGAAATGAAAAGGAGGCATTATAAGATTAAAAGATGCTCTCCAAATTATAATAGTATGGAAATTCTTTGAAATAGTGTTTGACTTGCTATGCTTTGCAGCAGAGACAAAATCGGAACCAACTCTACACATGGGTTTGTATGAAAACAGCTCCATATAGAAAAACGTGACAATTAATTGTTTGATGTAAACTATGAACGGCTTCTTTGGCAGGGTTCCAAGAAAGTGCCTACAAATTAACAATGTCCTCATTCGGATCTTGCTATTTTTTGCCCAGAAAAATAATGAGAAATCGCTATCATCCACGAGTTAGACAGAAATTATAGAGATTTGATACAAATATTGGTTAATTAAGCAGGATATTTAGGGTGAGTTTGTTTCACCTCTTTAGGAGGGACTGGCTTAAGTAGGATTATAATATTGTGTTTGGTATGTCCTCGGCCTTCCAGGGTTCGCTAAAGCAGGCTACCTAATCCCAAGCTTTCGCTTGGTATTAAGGGGACTATAAAGGAAGGCCGACATCTAATCCTCAAGTTTTGCTCACTAACATCTGGTCCCTGCTTCTTCTGCGGTGCCATCACCAGGCGTTGCGGTGCTTGCTCCTTCGTGGCCTAAgtcgccgggggggggggggggggttggggGACAACTGCAGCTCACAGTTGAAGCGGCGCTGCTGTAGGTGGACGTTACGGCCAAAATCGATGTGCCAGTGGAGAACCTACAATGAGCTGAGAAGCGAATTTCGAGTCCCTAGTTGAAAAATCGCATTGAATTTGAAGAACTCAGATGAGCGACAAGTCTTCGAGCTTTGTGGAAATTTAagtgctttctctctcttttctagAAAGCAGATATTTGGCTTCTTGCTGCCCTGAGAAATTTGCAGGTTGGGTTGGATATTAAAAATGGGGCAAACAAAAAGGGGTTGAGTTTTTGGGGCATATTTGACAGtttgagggggggggggggagggggagaGAGGAGTGGAGGGCTAATTTGGAAAATGAggaaagattgaaaatcaatggaAAGGTGAGTTTGAAAGTTTGAAAAATCAATGTGATTTTTATCTGACTTCTTCTAATTCATATGAGTGGTAATTCAATAGAAAGTTGAGTTCCCAATTGAAAAATTCCAAGGGTTTTAGCTGGGCTTTTGGGTTCCATTGATTTATtggaaagttttgtttttgggttgagAGAATGTAAAATTTGAAGGTTCAAATCACGCTTTTTGAGAGATTGTAAAATTTGGTTGCTAGGTGTAGTTGGACTCTACATAAAATTTTGATGTTGGGTTCGATTTCTTTGCATTAGAAAATTCTAGAGAAAGTTTTGTTAACAAAaactttgttttcctttttgtccTTATTCTTATTCAGCTTCTTAGTCTGACTCTGCACCAAACATTTCACTAAGCCAAACCAGTACTAAGTATAGTCTAAGCTATTACAACTTAGTTTATAAAGCTAGTTCGGTCTGAGATAATCCAGTGCAACAAAACACACTTACTAAATTAAACCATGTGCCTGGTGCAGTGCAACCTATTATTTTTGGACTTGTGAATTGAGAACCTACAAATTATCAAGTTAAAATGCAATTATGAGGTAGAGTTTCAAGATAAAAGGAGTAGAGAAAGACTtatgaaaacttgaaaataagACTTTAAAAAAGATACAGAGTATTTGGAGTTAACAAAAAACTTAACGTAAAACTGAATACAGTGATATTCTATAATTTATACAACCGACTTACTTAGTGAAATTATTGATGTTGTATAATCAATGTAGATCAATTTCCTAATAAAAATCCTCTGATATCTTATCAAACTGTCAGACACGTTTCAAGTTGTTATTTCTTTCTTAAATTCGAGTAAATGGCTACACAAGTACAGCTGAAGACACCACTCATTATATTGAATCATTGCAACTTGACGTTCGAATGTGGATACCCCACCCTCCTCGAAAGAAAAGATTGCTACTTTTTTACTTTGACCACCAAAGATTGCTACTTGACAATCCAAGAATACCAAGAATACCAAAGTTGCAAACTTTTTAGACtcatcttgtttgtttgtttgtttatttattttgaaaaagctttttatataaaatgatattaaattacaatttctcttttctttatattatattttattactCGTTTAAATGGCGCTTTCCAGCCTCATGATTTACATTATATAAGTGATCAGTCGCTtaagtgagaaattttatatttaaatttcgaAACGTGAAAAGTGAATTCTGCCCTTATTAATTTACTTCTAAGGATATGGtatattgaaatagaaaaacaataataattgaaaagaaaaaaaatgcgtGCCCACTAGGATACTCTTTTGTTACGGCCTCGATTTCGGGGTGAATTGTGATAAGTTGAGTGATGACTTGGTATTGATTTTAAGGAAGTTTATGGTGATGGGTTGCGCCTCTCGTTGTTTCTCTCTCCAAAACTCGGCCGCAACTGGTTCGATTCTCCACCCTCCTCCCCTCTGCTACCGCCTTCGATCGCCAGTCAGGTAAATAGCACTAACCTCCACCCCACCCTACTTTCGATActctttgtttccttttctcgTCTTATGAATGTTTCTCGTGCGCAAATTAATGGAACCCATCACTCaattttttgtgttttcatggtttttgtgtatttttgCTTTAAAGTTTATAGCTTTAGTTCATGCTGTATTGTGGAATTATATGATGTGTGttgtttaaatttgattttggcATCATCAAATTCCGGGCATTTCTCAGTTGCATTGCTTGTGGCTTTATAATTTTTTGGTCGTAGGTTGTATGTTTATCTCTTCCAGTTTAACAAAATTGGTGTTGCTCTGCCCATTTACCGTTCATGGTTACTCCATTTTTTAGTGTTGTAGTAGATTTCAGAGTCAGTAGATTGCGTTTTTGTTCTTGTTAAGAGAAAgttaattgaatatgattttgacAAAGAAAGTTAGTAGAATATGCTTTTGACAAATTTTCCGGTAGCGATGTCAACTACGACTAGTCTAGTCTCTATCTAATGGTCATTAACTTCCTGATGAGTTTATGTTGAATAATGTACTCTCTAAAACCTTTTGCCATGCTCAGGACGAGCGCAAAAGTAACTTCTTTCCTCACATTAATGCGTAACGTGACTCTAGGAAAGAAACTGTGTGGTTTTGTCAGACATCTTAATTCTGTTCTTAAGTTACATTTGTCCCAACTCTATAATGAAAGTTCAGGTTCTGTTAATGTTCATAGTTGATGACATAATAGACAGATGATGTTCGATGATTTTAACTTGTCTGGACCCGTGCAGGAAGATTATTAGAATGTCAGCTACTCAAACAGAAAATCCCAGAATATCATTTGAATCCTTGCCAATAAAACCTCCTTCACATCCGACCTATGATTTGTGGGGTGTCATCAAGTCAGCCATTACTGAGGATGCTGGGGATCGaggtttgaattttttcttgGTTTCTAAGAACCCATTTCAAGTGGTTTTAGTACTGAGATCCAATTGCTCtgttcgatttttgaatggcgaGTGTAAGATTTCCTTCACGTTCGAAAGATATTATTTAGCAAGATTGTTGTTTCAATTGTAGGTGATGTGACATGTTTAGCTACCATTCCAGCTGATATGGAAGTAGAAGCCCATTTCTTGGCAAAGGAGAATGGTATAATTGCCGGAATTGCACTTGCGGAGATGGTATTTTATGAAGTTGATCCATCTTTGAAGGTATAAAAGCACTGAATTTTGTGTACTCAACAGTTTTTGTTCTTTTCATCCTTCCATTATTGATTTACATTTCAATACAGGTTGAGTGGTCTCAAAAGGATGGAGACTCTGTACATAAAGGCCTAGGTTTTGGAAAAGTTTATGGTAATTCAGATTCTGAAGAAATTTTAGGAGCTTTTGAGAATTCCTTGAAAATTTAACAAATTGATATGCAGGACGGGCACACAGTATTGTTGTGGCTGAGAGGGTAGCTCTGAATTTTATGCAGAGGATGAGCGGAGTAGCAACTTTAACTAAGGTAatattttgtttccttttatGTTTTGTGCCAACTTTTAATCTGTAACATTAGAGAACATAACAGGTTTATGCCATTGCAAAAGGGAGGCTCAATTTTTTCAATGTGGATCGTGATGGTTTAGAAACCTGAAGGGATTGTTTACCACTTTTATAGTTCATTAAAAGATGGTTCCTCTTCCTCTATGAAAGAAGAGGCCTGGAATTTACCAGGCGGGGGCGGGAGGGGGGGGGGTGGTGGGGAAGAATTTCAGAGTGGAGTAACTCTTCCCTGTTATGGAGTCCTCAGTATCATAAGATTAAAACACTGTATAATACTTAGTTGTGTCTAAATCTTTAAAAGAGGGTCATTGTTTTCTTTCAGTTAGTTGTTACTGATATATGTCTCCAACTTGCTAATAACGGAGCGCTGACCACTTTGAGAAACCATAAAGGAAATCGACAATAGAAATCAAAAGTGGATAGTagatgagagagaaaaagtATTTGAGTCATGTTATGCCTACTATATGTGTATTAATATGGCATCTTTTGTTAGCTGTGTAAAGGGACGATTTTTAATCAGTGTTTCATGCAGGCAATGGCAGATCTTGCAAGTCCTGCATGTATTTTGGAGACAAGAAAAACTGCTCCGGGTTTACGTTTGGTGGACAAGTGGGCGGTGTGGATCCTTGCTTATTCTACAAACCAACACACATGGACACACACATATGCACGTTCTTGTCAGGTGTATATTAATTTTTGCTTGACCTTGAAAAGAAACCTCTTGCCGCAGGTACTCATTGGTGGAGGTCGGAATCACAGAATGGGTTTATTTGATATGGTAATGATAAAAGATAATCATATATCAATTGCCGGAGGCATCACAAATGCCCTGAAATCTGTAGACCTGTATCTAGAGCAAAGGAATCTTCAGATGGAGGTTGAGGTAATTTTTGCAACTCATCACATAGTTTCACTATCTTGCTTCTATCACTATTCATGACATCCCTAGTTATTTCCGAGTTTTTCACCGACATTCTGTGTGTTGATATGTCCTGCATTGATGTTGCAATCTGTTACAAAATCCTTcgctctctctattatctcttGTGTGTGCATGTGGACACATGTGTGAATGCTGACTAAACACAGGGACAGGATCAGCTTTCCTTGGGGCAAAAATCATTAATGGTGTATTTCGTTTTGATTCCCAGGTTGAGACCCGGACGTTTGAGGAGATAGAAAAGGTATTGGAATATGCATCTCAAACAAAGACTTCCTTGACGCGGATAATGTTGGATAATATGGTTGTACCACTACCAAATGGGGATGTTGATGTATCCATGCTCGAACAAGCTGTGAAATTGATTGATCGGAGATTCGAAACTGAGGTAGCTTAAATTATTTATTCAGTTTTTCTATTATCTATAATCAA is a window from the Malus domestica chromosome 16, GDT2T_hap1 genome containing:
- the LOC103402607 gene encoding quinolinate phosphoribosyltransferase [decarboxylating] 1a translates to MVMGCASRCFSLQNSAATGSILHPPPLCYRLRSPVRKIIRMSATQTENPRISFESLPIKPPSHPTYDLWGVIKSAITEDAGDRGDVTCLATIPADMEVEAHFLAKENGIIAGIALAEMVFYEVDPSLKVEWSQKDGDSVHKGLGFGKVYGRAHSIVVAERVALNFMQRMSGVATLTKAMADLASPACILETRKTAPGLRLVDKWAVLIGGGRNHRMGLFDMVMIKDNHISIAGGITNALKSVDLYLEQRNLQMEVEVETRTFEEIEKVLEYASQTKTSLTRIMLDNMVVPLPNGDVDVSMLEQAVKLIDRRFETEASGNVTLETVHKIGQTGVDFISSGALTHSVKALDISLKIDTELALQVGRRTKRA